The genomic region ACCTGCTAATTATCTTAGAATTTGTTCCTCATGTTTTTCAACATTTGTATCTTCCAAATTTATGTCGTCTGGAACATCCAGCCTCTCAAACTCTTCAATCATCAGCTTCAAATTCAACTATATCCTGTAGCATGAACATTTCTAATGTCCTCGGCGGATGCAAAGTTTTTTGGCAGCCATGTTTcgtgttaaattaattttgttaattttataacaCTAGGTGCCCAATGCAATAACAAACAGCACTAACGTTATTTGCCTAACGAACGAAGAAAAGTTTTATCGGAAAATACTTGACTAAAAGTACCTATTTCGCCATTACTTGTTCATATATTGCGATGAAATATATGCTGagataaacaattaattattaaatactaATCTTCGCATGATTCGGtgagaaatgaaagatatattcCGATCGAAATTCTTACAGGTATGCGTAACGTAACATATATGAGTACTGCGTATactatttcaattacatatacgTTAGGATCGGAGTGTCTGTTGTTATGTTGTGAGGGACGCTATATACGAAATGACCTTTGTACCAGGATTACGTAATAGCTGATGATGGCTTTACCCGTGTTTGTGCCCTGAGGCATGTTTACTTATGGCGATCAAATTTTGTCGGTTACAATGATACTTCAAAGTGGGTTTTCtccttctgtttatagctccatgattcaaccatagtaccgtgtgaacgacacgaaccatgtgcaacgttgtcatggcaatacttcactactcttcgctcaccatgctgacacaagttttggacatactgaaataaatctcgacatatatgaaacgttggcgcgcgccgaagtgccaaaattatagcacgacgtaaatatagcatgttgacatgaccaatgtagtaatggcatgctgttacaagttttcgacatgctgatgttgaatttgacatgttgatagacgcaatggcatattgtattttgtttcgacatgttcatatggaattgtaacatgctgatatggaattgtaacatgctgatatcgaattgtaacatgttgatatcgatttggacatatatatattaacttggacacttcactttctttttcgacatttatggaacgtttggctctccgtagaAACAAGTAACGTGAAACGTGTAAAGTGAAACAAGCGTTGTCCGCGCTGATATAGGCAGGACATTTTCTAGGTTCAAACAAAAGGTTGTGAGACTCAGTATGGCTCCCATTGACCTTCGGTCTACGTTTTTGCTTGTCGGCTACTACTTTGATCCCTATGATGATCCTACAATAACTTcgaatatgaaaaaaaaggcTGTAGAAACATTTTCACACTGACAGCGACACTGAAACTTTTCAGAACCACATAATAGCGGATACGTCAAATCTGACAGTTTTGAGTAACATAATTGAAAATGTGCTTGCTTATCGATTGCATTTGAAATTGTCTTTACTCGAAGATGTGCAATTATATATGATAACTGACCTCACCGCTGTACTTTACCAAAACAGCAATGTATTTCTGAAGCCTAATATCAGCAATGTTATTGATAAGAAGGGGGCTGTTTGCCTCATCCCATTCTCCTTTTCAGCTGGAAGTTGAAAGGATCGACATTGACATCTTAGTTTGTAATTGGTATGTTGCTATTAAATGAGTTCAGTCTAACCTCAAAATGCTTTTGGCATAAAGTTATAAATGATACTCTTGTTTCCTCGTCATTAATAAGCTTACCACGACGTACCGCAGATTATGGCCCATTTTGTTGACTTTATATaccagggatgtgctcaggaatatttgaatGCCGGGCGCATTTGTGCGGTAGTGTTATCCACGTCCCGGCGAGGGGTTTAAGGGATGGTGTGTCACCCTCCCTTTTGGAAAACCCTATTCTGAACCTAAAGTCTGTGCTAAGTTTTCAACCACATTTtgtaaatgttaacatttgttaaattaatcatcaaaaatagTGTCGGgcggaattttttttaaatactgtttgtgctgggcggcatttgatttgatttatttctacCAATTCAAAGACAAAGATAATACTATTACAAATAATGTGAAAGTAACAacataaataaattgaaataaagcTATACAGTATCTGAATGGTAGAGGGAACCAAAAATAAGCAAAGCTTTTCTGGTTTGGCTCCCGTAtacaataaatattaatgacatgTTTAATCATGTATAAGCAAATactaaacaaagaaaataatttattaaaaaaaaaaaaaaaaaaaagttcgaAATAACAAACGTTTAtgatataataatgaaataattaattGGGTTGAGAGTTTAAAAGAtaatatttgagtgcacacttAAAGGAGCACAAGGAACCTGTTGACCGAATAGAATGTTGGAGACTGTTCCATAAGACTGTACCTGAATAATGTACTTGGGATTGCCTTAACTTATAGTAAAAGATGACTTGATGTGAAGTAAGTTACTACTATTACGAGTATTATGATTATGCAGACTAGAATTTCTACTAAAGAATGAATTATAAATAAACGGAAGAAGCCCATTGcaatgtttataaacaaacacGCCTCATGGAAGGGAGCACATTTAATTCCCTAAATAGGGATTACATATTATATAGGGATGAATATTTCTGACAGCAAGCTTGAATAAGATATATACTACGAATGGCACAATCTGCTGAATTTCCCCATGCAAGAAGTTTGTACTTTAGATGAGGTAGCATTATCGCATTGTAAAGTATAAGTAAAGTtgatttttgccaaaaatgtttaAGCACATTAATAACCCCATTTATTCTtgcaatctttttttttgtgcttaCAACATAGAGCTGCAGGGCGCAGCTGCCCGCCGCCGACCGATGTGAGGACATCCCTTCACTTTGCTGACATCTATAGTAGTAAGGCGGTCATTCTAGTAAGGTTAATCAAAGGGTCGCAAACCTGCTAAGGCCAATTAATCTTAAAAGTATTTTGAAACTTGTCAGCTACAATGTATGCAAATTCAAGCTGAAAGAGCTTATGAGTAAGTCTAGGATTAATTGATCATGTATAGAACTTTGATTGTGAgggattttgttttttataaagACCTCGGAATTTCCACCCACAGAAGTTATTAGCTACCAGGTTTCGGTGGTATTGAAGCCTCAGTATAAACTGGGAATAAAGGTGAGATTACAGTCACTTTACATGTGAATAGATAtagttaattattattttattgacgaaaagaaagaaaaagaacaagcAGCAGAAGCGACAAGCGTATAGAGATTACAAAGTCTACAACCAATCAAACTAGCTACCAGAGGTCATCACGCTTACCTGGCCAAAATGGTGTAATAAAACTTGCTGACAGTATTTAAAGGTGCCCTCTCTGACTGTCCAAATAATGTCAGATATTGAGCGGTTGTAACTATATACTGACGCTTAGCTCAGATAGGGAAACTTCTTGGTGAAGTTGTGTCATACATGTGTTTGGGTGACCATATTTCAGGACGACAATATATGACGTTCGATCCTGAAAATGATCTTTTGGGgtgtggaggggaggggtgtggaggCGGTTAAACGACTGTTTTATTTTACCTTTCACTAAAACTATGATGGGGTTGGAAAAGAGTAATGTTCTTAAATGTTATGTTGAATATACTGCAAGTTTACACTACGTCCCCATGTGTCAATAGtactaaaaaacaaacattggaCATACGTTATAATTGCTGTACTTAAGGATGAATAAGTATTACCAAGGACCTCCTAATTAAGCAGCCTGATGTGATACCTGCAACTCTTGGGAAACTCGTATGCGAAAGAACTTCCATCATCGAAGCAAATTAATTAGGGCATAGTTAGATATATGCATGCATGTGACTGGTGACACTGAGTGAACCTACCAGTCTGCATATCAATTGTACAAAAGCATCGGAATATCTTGTTCATCTCAACTACATTTCCTTTCCGAGAAGAGAGTCAGAGAAGAGACGTGATGTCAAAAATGTGGATAGTGTCATTCGATGTGAACAAACTGACGCCTATCGATGTCTTTCTTAAGTCAGCAAAATGTCTAGAGTTATTAAGCCAATTGCTATGTACAATGATATGAACTCTTTCATGGTGTCTTCTTTCTATTGAGCAGTTACGGAAAACAGCCGATCCTGCCCGCCAGGCTCTGGAATTGAACTTCCAGGCCCCTAATCTTTTCCTCTGGAAGACCAGGTTCGGAtatcatttctgcaaagtgtCTATCCCAGTCTACTTTCTTCTCTGGACGCCGTGGTACGGAATCTGTTTCATCGTCACCTTTACACTTACATTTCTTTGCAAACGTTTCACAGTTGTACGTAAACCAAGAATAATTATTTACATTGCGCCTAACAGCCCCATAGGCTCTTTGTACGGTCTCGTGTTCGTCGTAGCACTCTGATTGGTGATAATGATAGCGATAAACCTCTCCCGGATTGAACGAAACGACCTCTTCGATCTCGCCTCTCTGGTATGTGTTACGAATAATCTTCATCTTTCCATTGGCCATTTCTTCAACGAATATTGCGTGACAATTAGGATGGAGGAACCATTCGTACTTGCTAATGTGGTCTCCTCTTTTCAGCTCTTTCAAGTCTTTAACTATTCGACAATCGGCACCAGACCCAGTGCCTAACCAAGATGCAACGTAGCCAAATACATGGCCAACTGCAAGACCGCCAAAGCCGAGCAAACATGCCAGCAGTATTTCGAATACCCAGCTGGGGGAAAAGCAACTGCAAACGAGCCCAGCGATACCACCTGCCATCCAACCAAGGTAACGAACGAAACAGTTATCTGATTCCGCCCAGTCGAGAAGCACCATGGATATGAATGCACCAGTAACGGTCATTAATACCATAAGTATGGCTTTGGGAGTAAGCAGAGCAACTAGGCCTCCACCCAACGCTGTCCCAATGCTGCTGAAGATGGCCATGGAAAACTGACGGATTACAAGCTCTGTGAATGTCTTCCATGTGATATCACCCTCTTCCAGTCTTTGGTAAGCAGCGTAGAACTCCATCAAGAAAAACACAGTTTGCAGGCCAAAAATCGTAATGATGCCAATTTTCTCGGCTCCTCCGAATAACAACTCTACTAACTCGGCGGTAATGGGCCTGCCAAAGCTTTTCACAGCTTGAACCACTGAGTTGACTCCAAACCATTGCGTCTGAAAGCTTTCCTTGCCCTCTCGCTTACATTCTTGGACTAACGTTTGACAATTCTTGAAGAGAAGGTGGTAACCCTTTTCTCCGAGTTTATTAAGCATTATCCTAAGCATCTTAGAGAATGGTATGTTTTCTAGATCCTCATCACATCTGTAAAGTTGCCCCATCTCATCGTCCAAGCTGATCCAATTTATAGCCACCTCTATGCCATTCTCGTTCTTTGCCCTCTCAAAGACGCACAACTTTTTGTCTGCTTCATTGACTCCTACTACTATAGCTGTATGAATGATCCCATAAGGTCGATGCCAAGCAATTCTGTCTCCAAAACTCAGGTAGCTGTCTATAACCCTGTAGTGCTTTCTATCAATTCGTGTCGTCTTTCCTGGTGGAGAAAGAAGCATCTGCTCCATAAAACTCGTTTCCCTCCCGAGAGCCATAGTGACTTTTTACCCCAATGTTGTCGAAAGTCTGAAAGAAGAAAGGATAATAAACTGTACAATGTGCAGgtataaatcaatcaatcaatcaatcgggTGGGAGCAAACTAATGGGAAGCATAGATTGGCTGTCTTAATATTCACTGAAGTCA from Apostichopus japonicus isolate 1M-3 chromosome 2, ASM3797524v1, whole genome shotgun sequence harbors:
- the LOC139982263 gene encoding uncharacterized protein — translated: MALGRETSFMEQMLLSPPGKTTRIDRKHYRVIDSYLSFGDRIAWHRPYGIIHTAIVVGVNEADKKLCVFERAKNENGIEVAINWISLDDEMGQLYRCDEDLENIPFSKMLRIMLNKLGEKGYHLLFKNCQTLVQECKREGKESFQTQWFGVNSVVQAVKSFGRPITAELVELLFGGAEKIGIITIFGLQTVFFLMEFYAAYQRLEEGDITWKTFTELVIRQFSMAIFSSIGTALGGGLVALLTPKAILMVLMTVTGAFISMVLLDWAESDNCFVRYLGWMAGGIAGLVCSCFSPSWVFEILLACLLGFGGLAVGHVFGYVASWLGTGSGADCRIVKDLKELKRGDHISKYEWFLHPNCHAIFVEEMANGKMKIIRNTYQRGEIEEVVSFNPGEVYRYHYHQSECYDEHETVQRAYGAVRRNVNNYSWFTYNCETFAKKCKCKGDDETDSVPRRPEKKVDWDRHFAEMISEPGLPEEKIRGLEVQFQSLAGRIGCFP